The Vitis riparia cultivar Riparia Gloire de Montpellier isolate 1030 chromosome 10, EGFV_Vit.rip_1.0, whole genome shotgun sequence genome includes a region encoding these proteins:
- the LOC117922956 gene encoding BTB/POZ domain-containing protein At5g47800 isoform X2, with amino-acid sequence MKFMKLGTRPDTFYTEEATRTVSSDVPSDLVIRINNITYLLHKFPLLPKCGLLQRLLTDSGDSDNDSVELHDIPGGEDAFELCAKFCYGITINLSAHNFVRAFCAAKFLRMTESVEKGNFVLKLEAFFNSCILEGWKDSVVALQSTGKMIEWSENLGITRRCIDSIVEKILTPPAKVNWSFTYSRPGYNKKRHQSVPRDWWTEDISDLDIDLFRFIVTALRSTNMVQPQLIGEALHVYACRWLPDTTKIRPPESSASLANEPVEKNRRVLETIVSMIPADRGSVSVNFLLRLLSTASYLGASPVTKTELIRRCGLQLDEVTVDDLLLPSHLSSDQYCYDIDMISVVLESFLVLWRIQYPAPSQDSQFMRSIRKVGKVIDCYLQVAAKDANMPVMKFISLAEALPDIARPKHDDLYKAINIFLKEHPDLNKAEKKRLCRILDCQKLSPDVCAHAVKNERLPLRTVVQVLFFDQERGFKATSQKLPPRGLLSRAQEAPFSETVQSKPKLPPDDRANRQEGTRRAPSPAIPERDQHKKLHLKSERNIVISRELGEVESEKVRETREEGISGSKMNPRKTMQGKSSSDHGHYKGRDR; translated from the exons TTTCCACTTCTTCCAAAGTGCGGTCTCTTGCAAAGGCTCTTGACCGATTCTGGTGATTCGGACAATGACTCTGTAGAGCTTCATGATATTCCTGGAGGTGAAGATGCTTTTGAGCTGTGTGCTAAGTTCTGCTATGGAATCACTATTAATCTCAGCGCCCATAACTTTGTGCGAGCATTCTGTGCTGCTAAGTTCCTTCGGATGACTGAATCGGTTGAGAAGGGGAACTTTGTTTTGAAACTGGAGGCTTTCTTCAATTCATGCATTCTTGAAGGGTGGAAGGACTCCGTTGTCGCACTGCAGAGCACTGGAAAGATGATTGAGTGGTCAGAAAATCTTGGGATCACAAGGAGGTGCATCGATTCAATTGTTGAGAAAATCCTAACCCCCCCAGCAAAG GTAAATTGGTCCTTCACTTACAGCAGACCTGGGTATAACAAAAAACGTCACCAATCTGTTCCAAGGGATTGGTGGACGGAGGACATATCAGACCTTGACATAGACCTGTTTCGGTTCATAGTTACTGCCCTCAGGTCAACAAATATGGTGCAACCACAGCTGATTGGTGAAGCGTTGCACGTCTATGCCTGCCGTTGGCTACCAGACACTACAAAGATTAGGCCTCCAGAGAGTTCAGCGTCTCTAGCCAACGAACCAGTGGAGAAGAACAGGCGAGTCCTTGAGACCATTGTGAGCATGATTCCAGCAGACCGAGGATCAGTTTCAGTTAACTTCTTGCTAAGGCTCCTCAGCACAGCAAGTTATCTGGGGGCGTCTCCAGTGACAAAGACAGAACTCATACGGAGATGTGGTTTACAACTTGATGAGGTGACAGTAGACGACTTGCTGCTTCCTTCTCACTTGTCTTCTGATCAGTACTGTTACGATATTGACATGATTTCCGTAGTGCTTGAAAGTTTCTTGGTGCTATGGAGAATACAATACCCTGCACCTTCTCAAGACAGCCAGTTCATGAGATCGATTAGAAAGGTCGGGAAGGTTATTGATTGTTACCTTCAAGTGGCTGCAAAGGATGCCAACATGCCAGTGATGAAATTCATATCTCTTGCTGAAGCTCTGCCAGATATTGCACGGCCAAAACATGATGACCTGTATAAGGCAATCAACATTTTTCTCAAG GAGCATCCTGATCTGAACAAGGCAGAGAAGAAGCGTCTTTGCCGGATTCTGGACTGCCAGAAACTGTCCCCAGACGTATGCGCCCATGCTGTGAAGAATGAACGTCTACCATTAAGAACAGTGGTGCAAGTGCTCTTCTTCGACCAAGAGAGAGGTTTCAAGGCAACCAGCCAAAAACTGCCGCCCCGGGGGCTTCTCTCCAGGGCACAAGAGGCACCATTCAGTGAAACTGTCCAAAGTAAACCAAAGTTACCTCCAGATGATCGAGCCAATAGACAGGAGGGCACCAGAAGAGCCCCAAGTCCCGCCATCCCTGAAAGAGACCAGCACAAAAAGTTACACCTCAAATCAGAAAGAAACATTGTAATTAGCAGAGAACTGGGGGAAGTAGAGTCAGAGAAGGTAAGGGAAACCAGAGAAGAAGGAATATCAGGAAGCAAGATGAATCCAAGGAAGACAATGCAGGGAAAGAGTTCATCAGACCATGGCCATTACAAAGGTAGAGACAGGTAG
- the LOC117922956 gene encoding BTB/POZ domain-containing protein At5g47800 isoform X1, whose product MKFMKLGTRPDTFYTEEATRTVSSDVPSDLVIRINNITYLLHKLQFPLLPKCGLLQRLLTDSGDSDNDSVELHDIPGGEDAFELCAKFCYGITINLSAHNFVRAFCAAKFLRMTESVEKGNFVLKLEAFFNSCILEGWKDSVVALQSTGKMIEWSENLGITRRCIDSIVEKILTPPAKVNWSFTYSRPGYNKKRHQSVPRDWWTEDISDLDIDLFRFIVTALRSTNMVQPQLIGEALHVYACRWLPDTTKIRPPESSASLANEPVEKNRRVLETIVSMIPADRGSVSVNFLLRLLSTASYLGASPVTKTELIRRCGLQLDEVTVDDLLLPSHLSSDQYCYDIDMISVVLESFLVLWRIQYPAPSQDSQFMRSIRKVGKVIDCYLQVAAKDANMPVMKFISLAEALPDIARPKHDDLYKAINIFLKEHPDLNKAEKKRLCRILDCQKLSPDVCAHAVKNERLPLRTVVQVLFFDQERGFKATSQKLPPRGLLSRAQEAPFSETVQSKPKLPPDDRANRQEGTRRAPSPAIPERDQHKKLHLKSERNIVISRELGEVESEKVRETREEGISGSKMNPRKTMQGKSSSDHGHYKGRDR is encoded by the exons CTGCAGTTTCCACTTCTTCCAAAGTGCGGTCTCTTGCAAAGGCTCTTGACCGATTCTGGTGATTCGGACAATGACTCTGTAGAGCTTCATGATATTCCTGGAGGTGAAGATGCTTTTGAGCTGTGTGCTAAGTTCTGCTATGGAATCACTATTAATCTCAGCGCCCATAACTTTGTGCGAGCATTCTGTGCTGCTAAGTTCCTTCGGATGACTGAATCGGTTGAGAAGGGGAACTTTGTTTTGAAACTGGAGGCTTTCTTCAATTCATGCATTCTTGAAGGGTGGAAGGACTCCGTTGTCGCACTGCAGAGCACTGGAAAGATGATTGAGTGGTCAGAAAATCTTGGGATCACAAGGAGGTGCATCGATTCAATTGTTGAGAAAATCCTAACCCCCCCAGCAAAG GTAAATTGGTCCTTCACTTACAGCAGACCTGGGTATAACAAAAAACGTCACCAATCTGTTCCAAGGGATTGGTGGACGGAGGACATATCAGACCTTGACATAGACCTGTTTCGGTTCATAGTTACTGCCCTCAGGTCAACAAATATGGTGCAACCACAGCTGATTGGTGAAGCGTTGCACGTCTATGCCTGCCGTTGGCTACCAGACACTACAAAGATTAGGCCTCCAGAGAGTTCAGCGTCTCTAGCCAACGAACCAGTGGAGAAGAACAGGCGAGTCCTTGAGACCATTGTGAGCATGATTCCAGCAGACCGAGGATCAGTTTCAGTTAACTTCTTGCTAAGGCTCCTCAGCACAGCAAGTTATCTGGGGGCGTCTCCAGTGACAAAGACAGAACTCATACGGAGATGTGGTTTACAACTTGATGAGGTGACAGTAGACGACTTGCTGCTTCCTTCTCACTTGTCTTCTGATCAGTACTGTTACGATATTGACATGATTTCCGTAGTGCTTGAAAGTTTCTTGGTGCTATGGAGAATACAATACCCTGCACCTTCTCAAGACAGCCAGTTCATGAGATCGATTAGAAAGGTCGGGAAGGTTATTGATTGTTACCTTCAAGTGGCTGCAAAGGATGCCAACATGCCAGTGATGAAATTCATATCTCTTGCTGAAGCTCTGCCAGATATTGCACGGCCAAAACATGATGACCTGTATAAGGCAATCAACATTTTTCTCAAG GAGCATCCTGATCTGAACAAGGCAGAGAAGAAGCGTCTTTGCCGGATTCTGGACTGCCAGAAACTGTCCCCAGACGTATGCGCCCATGCTGTGAAGAATGAACGTCTACCATTAAGAACAGTGGTGCAAGTGCTCTTCTTCGACCAAGAGAGAGGTTTCAAGGCAACCAGCCAAAAACTGCCGCCCCGGGGGCTTCTCTCCAGGGCACAAGAGGCACCATTCAGTGAAACTGTCCAAAGTAAACCAAAGTTACCTCCAGATGATCGAGCCAATAGACAGGAGGGCACCAGAAGAGCCCCAAGTCCCGCCATCCCTGAAAGAGACCAGCACAAAAAGTTACACCTCAAATCAGAAAGAAACATTGTAATTAGCAGAGAACTGGGGGAAGTAGAGTCAGAGAAGGTAAGGGAAACCAGAGAAGAAGGAATATCAGGAAGCAAGATGAATCCAAGGAAGACAATGCAGGGAAAGAGTTCATCAGACCATGGCCATTACAAAGGTAGAGACAGGTAG